A genomic window from Leptolyngbya sp. NIES-2104 includes:
- a CDS encoding helix-turn-helix transcriptional regulator: MYILNAPTGIKAGRQLLGRMVRAARAMRGWTLDDLKEQIAQNVSYRSDSGIEPYIVSKSQLSVLERGQPVLDPLLFESIAVLELLNHPIEQRALTIEEIKAINCGLFDPKTGNWLNSETPRVLTQSAIAS, from the coding sequence ATGTACATTCTGAATGCACCAACGGGAATTAAAGCAGGTCGTCAATTGCTCGGCAGAATGGTTAGGGCTGCTCGTGCGATGCGCGGTTGGACGCTCGATGATCTCAAAGAGCAGATTGCTCAGAATGTCTCTTATCGAAGTGATTCTGGCATCGAGCCTTACATTGTGAGTAAATCCCAGTTGAGTGTTTTAGAACGCGGTCAGCCTGTGCTCGATCCGCTGTTGTTTGAGTCGATCGCGGTTCTAGAATTACTGAATCATCCGATCGAACAACGCGCCCTTACGATCGAAGAAATTAAAGCGATTAACTGTGGACTGTTCGATCCAAAAACTGGCAATTGGCTCAATTCTGAGACTCCAAGAGTTTTGACGCAATCCGCGATCGCAAGTTGA
- a CDS encoding YhcG family protein: MAKSSSLVPEGYSQLLSDLKDRIRTAQVRAAVSVNRELVLLYWQIGQMILDRQAQAGWGAKVIDQLSKDLRREFPEVKGFSSRNLKYMRTFAEAYPELSIVQEVLAQITWYHNLALLEKLKITEDRLWYAQQTISNGWSRNVLVIQIETRLRDRQGKAITNFEQTLPKPQSDLANSLLKSPYSFDFLSLGREAQERDLENALVAHIRDFLLELGVGFAFVGSQYHLQVGNEDYYIDLVFYHLRLRCFVIIDLKMTEFTPEMSGKMNFYLAVVDDLLRHPDDQPTVGLILCKSKNQTIVEYALRSIKRPIGVSTHEIWDSLPEQFKNSLPSIEQLESEIEAVLEDEP, translated from the coding sequence TGTTGAGCGATTTGAAAGACCGCATTCGGACAGCTCAAGTTCGTGCTGCTGTCTCGGTCAATCGTGAGCTAGTGCTCCTCTACTGGCAAATCGGACAGATGATCCTCGATCGTCAAGCCCAAGCCGGATGGGGCGCAAAAGTGATTGACCAACTCTCGAAAGATTTGCGACGAGAATTTCCAGAAGTTAAAGGCTTTTCGAGTCGCAATCTCAAGTATATGCGAACCTTTGCAGAAGCTTACCCAGAGTTGTCAATTGTGCAAGAGGTGCTTGCACAAATTACCTGGTATCACAATCTTGCACTGTTAGAAAAGCTGAAAATAACAGAAGACCGTCTTTGGTACGCGCAGCAAACCATCTCTAACGGCTGGAGTCGTAATGTTCTCGTAATTCAAATCGAAACTCGACTGCGCGATCGACAAGGTAAAGCGATTACGAACTTTGAGCAAACTTTACCCAAACCTCAATCGGATCTTGCAAATAGCTTGCTGAAGAGTCCCTATTCTTTTGACTTTCTTTCGCTGGGTCGAGAAGCACAGGAGCGGGATTTAGAAAACGCGCTAGTTGCTCACATTCGGGACTTTTTACTCGAACTGGGTGTGGGGTTCGCGTTTGTCGGCAGTCAGTATCATCTTCAAGTCGGCAACGAAGATTACTATATTGACCTTGTTTTTTATCATTTAAGACTGCGGTGCTTTGTAATCATCGACTTAAAGATGACCGAATTCACGCCGGAGATGAGCGGCAAGATGAACTTCTACTTAGCCGTAGTCGATGATCTATTGCGGCATCCTGATGATCAACCAACTGTTGGCTTAATTTTATGTAAGTCAAAGAACCAAACGATCGTGGAATACGCCCTCCGCAGCATCAAACGACCGATCGGCGTTTCTACACACGAGATCTGGGATAGCTTACCGGAGCAGTTCAAAAATAGCTTGCCTTCGATTGAGCAGCTTGAGTCAGAGATCGAAGCCGTACTTGAAGATGAACCTTAA